In Gossypium raimondii isolate GPD5lz chromosome 12, ASM2569854v1, whole genome shotgun sequence, a single window of DNA contains:
- the LOC105765526 gene encoding uncharacterized protein At3g49055 has product MEASADPSSEISIDDADSSTVSPISDHDLFAQLESLRHDYHALRSKSSSMEESLRLLQQQRDEAIAQTAALTEKVHESSVERDFLRRQVEEFEVILRENEEGFAKKIDEESKAKVELEEKLEFYRGKVEELESETKVRNELFEKSLDSICSVKESLVEIIEILNDEKEVTENVDGKSEKMELEDEELWNFAREVGTVLKLAREANSKAYEFKEARKKEKRELEGSVVSLTEENRDINSLLRIALVEKEAVEKNLNKLKGNTEQKRVALLHIAERGLQRVGFGFMMGSGSNEQATESSGAFTTSIGSKSDGSECEEEVVSLASTVEKIMKNLRLEISQLRRSLEESRSDTERLQSLTEKQAQKLEENTLYIKELENREMVLAQNVDELLMEIKETEAEVARWREACELEVEAGKKEVEEREKLVVILKQELDKTKTALEISNGKLKLKEELAAAAIAAQAAAERSVQLADSRAVGLRDRIEELTKQLEEAEGKERSRRKVRHICWPWEILKMNITNTRAQNGKRMLPEMQAFLHHNR; this is encoded by the exons ATGGAAGCCTCCGCAGATCCCTCATCGGAAATCTCTATCGACGATGCCGATTCTTCCACCGTTTCACCGATCTCCGATCATGATCTCTTCGCGCAACTCGAATCTCTCCGTCACGATTATCATGCTCTCCGATCCAAATCTTCATCCATGGAGGAGAGTCTGCGTCTTCTCCAGCAACAGAGAGACGAAGCAATTGCTCAAACCGCTGCTTTAACGGAGAAAGTTCACGAGTCGTCAGTCGAGCGAGACTTTCTTCGCCGTCAAGTGGAGGAATTCGAAGTTATTTTAAGAGAAAACGAAGAAGGTTTTGCGAAAAAGATCGATGAGGAGTCTAAAGCAAAGGTTGAACTCGAGGAAAAGCTTGAATTTTACAGAGGGAAAGTCGAAGAGTTGGAATCGGAAACTAAAGTCAGAAATGAGTTGTTCGAGAAAAGCTTGGATTCGATCTGTTCAGTGAAGGAAAGTTTGGTTGAAATCATCGaaattttgaatgatgaaaAGGAAGTGACGGAGAACGTTGATGGTAAGAGCGAGAAAATGGAATTAGAAGACGAAGAATTGTGGAATTTTGCGAGAGAAGTTGGCACGGTTTTGAAACTTGCGAGAGAAGCTAACTCGAAAGCGTATGAGTTCAAGGAAGCAAGAAAGAAGGAGAAGAGGGAACTGGAGGGCAGTGTTGTGAGTTTAACGGAGGAGAATCGCGATATCAATAGTTTGTTGAGGATAGCTTTGGTGGAGAAAGAGGCAGTGGAGAAGAATTTGAATAAGCTAAAGGGGAACACTGAGCAAAAGAGAGTGGCACTGTTACATATTGCAGAGCGGGGGTTGCAAAGAGTCGGGTTCGGGTTTATGATGGGAAGTGGAAGCAATGAGCAAGCGACGGAGAGTTCAGGGGCCTTTACTACTAGTATAGGTAGTAAATCGGATGGCAGCGAATGTGAAGAGGAGGTTGTTAGCCTG GCCTCTACGGTGGAGAAGATAATGAAGAATTTAAGACTTGAAATTTCTCAATTACGAAGATCTTTGGAGGAATCTAG GTCTGACACCGAGCGACTACAGAGTCTTACAGAGAAACAAGCTCAAAAGCTTGAAGAAAACACACTGTACATTAAAGAATTGGAAAACAGAGAGATGGTTTTAGCTCAAAAT GTCGATGAACTCTTGatggaaataaaagaaactgaagCAGAAGTTGCTAGATGGAGAGAAGCTTGTGAATTGGAAGTAGAAGCTGGAAAAAAAGAGGTTGAAGAACGTGAGAAACTG GTTGTTATTTTGAAGCAAGAATTGGACAAAACAAAAACAGCTTTAGAAATATCCAATGGCAAGTTAAAGTTGAAAGAAGAACTCGCAGCTGCAGCTATAGCTGCACAGGCAGCCGCAGAGCGATCTGTGCAGCTAGCCGACAGCAGAGCTGTCGGACTACGTGACCGGATTGAGGAGTTAACGAAACAATTAGAAGAAGCAGAGGGCAAAGAGAGGAGTCGACGTAAGGTGAGGCACATTTGTTGGCCTTGGGAAATCCTGAAAATGAATATTACAAATACTAGAGCTCAGAATGGTAAACGCATGCTACCAGAAATGCAGGCCTTTCTTCATCATAACAGGTAA
- the LOC105765525 gene encoding kinesin-like protein KIN-10C isoform X2, with protein MGRNRGRKARVIAKIKGFTDLEPESVNEASGKWISVHRPKGDDSETVSVSFGDESTSRKGSYELDYCYDRSEGNDLIFSKEVKPLIEDVFNGYNATVVAYGARGSGKTFTIQGSEGKPGLAVLAMAEILSIAEESSKLIAISCYEILKDHAYDHLAPARHEVSILEDDAHGKIQLKGLSQVPVKSIEEFQKLYLSNQNSHKQSQKIIAEPHHRSHKGLIIHVFRGNESNALPFGKMNFVDLAGYEDAKRKSTGSDNLLENNKINKSIYALHNVVYALNANERYVPYRESKLTRILRDSLGGTSKILMITCLNSSFCQDSMYMANLASRSCKGSSKTIPDSTKKAKSMVRPMVVSSSRKSRLVSATTSKPIGNRVRVLENKANVKASALKGRKLFDEACHSTKPKKVSQKESLPLENVSTITEHAIQKEEKDSSSISEVVVSHTQEHFPLQAFSAEESDMAVKATTQETKILDKVNVTDEDDNHDKATPNIDSNAKALSIEADQTIDKENNLLLVNKEASPPISARLQELSNNLKLLYSSTPSCVEIPPKTDVSFEGQVSTEALEPKTPEPRLLINDKSEIVDTSCNSWKAFSARSSRMKNSLVDEYLRFLNTASKEDLKRLKGIGEKRATYILELREESPEPFKDLDDLKEIGLSAKQIKGIMKKEIGELYN; from the exons ATGGGACGAAATCGAGGTCGAAAGGCACGAGTGATAGCGAAAATCAAAGGCTTCACAGATCTGGAACCGGAATCCGTCAACGAAGCTTCTGGAAAGTGGATTTCAGTTCACAGACCAAAGGGAGATGATTCCGAAACTGTCTCTGTTTCTTTTGGAGATGAATCTACGAG TCGTAAAGGATCGTACGAATTGGATTATTGCTACGATCGAAGCGAgggaaatgatttaattttttcaaaggaAGTaaagccacttattgaagatgTTTTTAATGGTTATAATGCCACCGTCGTTGCTTATGGAGCAAGAGGCAGCGGAAAGACTTTTACAATTCAG ggtTCGGAAGGGAAACCAGGTTTAGCAGTACTAGCTATGGCTGAAATCCTTTCTATAGCAGAGGAAAGTAGCAAGTTAATAGCCATATCATGCTATGAGATTTTGAAAGACCATGCTTATGATCATTTAGCTCCAGCTAGGCATGAAGTTTCGATATTGGAGGATGATGCTCACGGCAAAATTCAACTTAAAGGACTTTCTCAG GTTCCTGTGAAATCTATTGAAGAATTTCAGAAACTATATCTTTCGAATCAAAATTCACATAAACAATCCCAGAAGATAATAGCTGAACCTCATCATAGAAGTCACAAAGGCTTAATCATTCATGTATTTCGGGGCAATGAATCCAATGCTCTTCCTTTTGGGAAGATGAACTTTGTTGATTTGGCAG GTTATGAGGATGCCAAAAGGAAAAGCACTGGTAGTGATAATCTCTTggagaataataaaataaataagtccATATATGCCTTACACAATGTTGTGTATGCTTTAAATGCCAATGAAAGATATGTACCTTATCGCGAAAGTAAGCTAACTCGAATTTTGCGTGATTCGTTGGGAGGGACAAGCAAGATTTTGATGATCACTTGCTTG AATTCATCCTTTTGCCAAGATTCCATGTACATGGCAAATTTAGCTTCTCGTTCTTGTAAAGGCAGCTCTAAGACTATACCCGATTCAACAAAGAAAGCTAAAAGCATGGTGAGACCTATGGTGGTTTCTTCTTCAAGGAAGAGCCGTTTAGTTTCTGCAACTACGTCAAAACCGATTGGAAATCGAGTGAGAGTTCTGGAAAATAAAGCCAATGTTAAGGCTTCAGCTCTAAAAGGAAG GAAACTTTTTGATGAAGCATGCCATTCAACCAAACCTAAGAAGGTATCTCAGAAG GAAAGCTTGCCATTAGAAAATGTCTCGACCATTACTGAACATGCTATACAAAAAGAG GAAAAGGACTCTTCTAGTATTTCAGAAGTAGTAGTATCTCATACACAG GAGCATTTCCCCTTGCAAGCTTTTAGTGCAGAAGAAAGTGACATGGCAGTTAAGGCTACTACACAAGAAACCAAGATACTAGATAAg GTTAATGTGACTGATGAGGATGATAATCATGATAAAGCCACTCCAAATATTGATAGCAATGCAAAGGCACTTTCTATTGAAGCAG ATCAAACCATAGATAAGGAGAACAACCTTTTACTTGTCAACAAGGAAGCATCACCACCGATCAGTGCACGATTACAAGAGTTGTCTAATAATCTGAAATTGCTTTATTCTTCAACTCCGTCATGTGTAGAAATACCACCAAAGACTGATGTTTCATTTGAAGGTCAAGTTTCAACAGAAGCTTTGGAGCCAAAGACTCCAGAGCCAAGGTTACTAATAAATGACAAATCGGAAATTGTGGACACCAGTTGCAATTCTTGGAAGGCATTTAGTGCTCGTAGTTCTCGAATGAAG AATTCTCTTGTTGATGAATATCTCAGATTCTTAAATACAGCTAGCAA AGAAGACTTGAAAAGATTAAAG gGAATTGGAGAGAAGAGAGCTACATACATTCTTGAACTACGTGAAGAATCACCTGAACCTTTTAAGGAT CTTGATGATTTGAAGGAGATTGGACTCTCGGCAAAGCag ATCAAAGGAATTATGAAAAAGGAAATTGGAGAGCTTTACAATTAA
- the LOC105765525 gene encoding kinesin-like protein KIN-10C isoform X1 has protein sequence MGRNRGRKARVIAKIKGFTDLEPESVNEASGKWISVHRPKGDDSETVSVSFGDESTSSRKGSYELDYCYDRSEGNDLIFSKEVKPLIEDVFNGYNATVVAYGARGSGKTFTIQGSEGKPGLAVLAMAEILSIAEESSKLIAISCYEILKDHAYDHLAPARHEVSILEDDAHGKIQLKGLSQVPVKSIEEFQKLYLSNQNSHKQSQKIIAEPHHRSHKGLIIHVFRGNESNALPFGKMNFVDLAGYEDAKRKSTGSDNLLENNKINKSIYALHNVVYALNANERYVPYRESKLTRILRDSLGGTSKILMITCLNSSFCQDSMYMANLASRSCKGSSKTIPDSTKKAKSMVRPMVVSSSRKSRLVSATTSKPIGNRVRVLENKANVKASALKGRKLFDEACHSTKPKKVSQKESLPLENVSTITEHAIQKEEKDSSSISEVVVSHTQEHFPLQAFSAEESDMAVKATTQETKILDKVNVTDEDDNHDKATPNIDSNAKALSIEADQTIDKENNLLLVNKEASPPISARLQELSNNLKLLYSSTPSCVEIPPKTDVSFEGQVSTEALEPKTPEPRLLINDKSEIVDTSCNSWKAFSARSSRMKNSLVDEYLRFLNTASKEDLKRLKGIGEKRATYILELREESPEPFKDLDDLKEIGLSAKQIKGIMKKEIGELYN, from the exons ATGGGACGAAATCGAGGTCGAAAGGCACGAGTGATAGCGAAAATCAAAGGCTTCACAGATCTGGAACCGGAATCCGTCAACGAAGCTTCTGGAAAGTGGATTTCAGTTCACAGACCAAAGGGAGATGATTCCGAAACTGTCTCTGTTTCTTTTGGAGATGAATCTACGAG CAGTCGTAAAGGATCGTACGAATTGGATTATTGCTACGATCGAAGCGAgggaaatgatttaattttttcaaaggaAGTaaagccacttattgaagatgTTTTTAATGGTTATAATGCCACCGTCGTTGCTTATGGAGCAAGAGGCAGCGGAAAGACTTTTACAATTCAG ggtTCGGAAGGGAAACCAGGTTTAGCAGTACTAGCTATGGCTGAAATCCTTTCTATAGCAGAGGAAAGTAGCAAGTTAATAGCCATATCATGCTATGAGATTTTGAAAGACCATGCTTATGATCATTTAGCTCCAGCTAGGCATGAAGTTTCGATATTGGAGGATGATGCTCACGGCAAAATTCAACTTAAAGGACTTTCTCAG GTTCCTGTGAAATCTATTGAAGAATTTCAGAAACTATATCTTTCGAATCAAAATTCACATAAACAATCCCAGAAGATAATAGCTGAACCTCATCATAGAAGTCACAAAGGCTTAATCATTCATGTATTTCGGGGCAATGAATCCAATGCTCTTCCTTTTGGGAAGATGAACTTTGTTGATTTGGCAG GTTATGAGGATGCCAAAAGGAAAAGCACTGGTAGTGATAATCTCTTggagaataataaaataaataagtccATATATGCCTTACACAATGTTGTGTATGCTTTAAATGCCAATGAAAGATATGTACCTTATCGCGAAAGTAAGCTAACTCGAATTTTGCGTGATTCGTTGGGAGGGACAAGCAAGATTTTGATGATCACTTGCTTG AATTCATCCTTTTGCCAAGATTCCATGTACATGGCAAATTTAGCTTCTCGTTCTTGTAAAGGCAGCTCTAAGACTATACCCGATTCAACAAAGAAAGCTAAAAGCATGGTGAGACCTATGGTGGTTTCTTCTTCAAGGAAGAGCCGTTTAGTTTCTGCAACTACGTCAAAACCGATTGGAAATCGAGTGAGAGTTCTGGAAAATAAAGCCAATGTTAAGGCTTCAGCTCTAAAAGGAAG GAAACTTTTTGATGAAGCATGCCATTCAACCAAACCTAAGAAGGTATCTCAGAAG GAAAGCTTGCCATTAGAAAATGTCTCGACCATTACTGAACATGCTATACAAAAAGAG GAAAAGGACTCTTCTAGTATTTCAGAAGTAGTAGTATCTCATACACAG GAGCATTTCCCCTTGCAAGCTTTTAGTGCAGAAGAAAGTGACATGGCAGTTAAGGCTACTACACAAGAAACCAAGATACTAGATAAg GTTAATGTGACTGATGAGGATGATAATCATGATAAAGCCACTCCAAATATTGATAGCAATGCAAAGGCACTTTCTATTGAAGCAG ATCAAACCATAGATAAGGAGAACAACCTTTTACTTGTCAACAAGGAAGCATCACCACCGATCAGTGCACGATTACAAGAGTTGTCTAATAATCTGAAATTGCTTTATTCTTCAACTCCGTCATGTGTAGAAATACCACCAAAGACTGATGTTTCATTTGAAGGTCAAGTTTCAACAGAAGCTTTGGAGCCAAAGACTCCAGAGCCAAGGTTACTAATAAATGACAAATCGGAAATTGTGGACACCAGTTGCAATTCTTGGAAGGCATTTAGTGCTCGTAGTTCTCGAATGAAG AATTCTCTTGTTGATGAATATCTCAGATTCTTAAATACAGCTAGCAA AGAAGACTTGAAAAGATTAAAG gGAATTGGAGAGAAGAGAGCTACATACATTCTTGAACTACGTGAAGAATCACCTGAACCTTTTAAGGAT CTTGATGATTTGAAGGAGATTGGACTCTCGGCAAAGCag ATCAAAGGAATTATGAAAAAGGAAATTGGAGAGCTTTACAATTAA
- the LOC105765527 gene encoding uncharacterized protein LOC105765527, translated as MSIICGLPLLECIYCLACARWAWNRCLHTAGHDSVTCGLATAEEFEPVPRLCRYILAVYEDNIRHPLWEPPGGYGINPDWLILRKTYKDTRGRAPSYILYLDHEHSDIVLAIRGLNLAKESDYQVLLDNQLGKRKFDGGYVHNGLLKAAGWVLDAECEVLKELVEEHPNYTLTFAGHSLGSGVAAMLALVVAQHQDKLGNIDRSRIRCYAIAPARCMSLNLAVRYADVINSVVLQDDFLPRTATPLEDIFKSLFCLPCLLCLRCMKDTCIPEEKMLKDPRRLYAPGRLYHIVERKPFRCGRFPPVVKTAVPVDGRFEHIVLSCNATSDHAIIWIERESQRAMDLMLEKDRIMEIPAKQRMERQETLTKEHKQEYKAALQRAVSLSVPHAYSPPSEYGTFDESEDVEKYNSCKLSSESSVGSSGKSKSKVSWNELIERLFDRDESGHMVLKKSHRDDW; from the exons ATGTCGATCATATGCGGCCTCCCACTCCTTGAATGTATTTACTGCCTAGCTTGTGCTCGATGGGCATGGAACCGATGCCTGCATACCGCTGGCCACGATAGTGTAACATGTGGTCTTGCAACCGCCGAAGAATTCGAACCTGTTCCTCGACTTTGCCGCTACATTCTAGCTGTTTATGAGGACAATATTCGACATCCCCTTTGGGAACCCCCTGGAGGATATGGGATCAACCCTGATTGGTTAATTCTCAGAAAAACTTACAAAGACACTAGAGGACGGGCTCCTTCTTACATACTATACCTCGATCACGAGCATTCCGATATAGTTCTTGCCATTAGAGGTCTTAATTTGGCAAAAGAAAGTGATTACCAAGTGCTTTTGGATAATCAGTTGGGTAAAAGGAAATTTGATGGTGGCTATGTTCATAACGGACTCTTGAAGGCTGCCGGATGGGTTTTAGATGCAGAGTGTGAAGTTTTGAAGGAACTCGTCGAGGAGCACCCAAATTATACTTTGACATTTGCAGGACATTCTCTCGGGTCAGGTGTAGCAGCCATGTTAGCTTTGGTGGTTGCCCAGCATCAGGATAAACTTGGAAACATCGACAGGAGTAGGATCAGGTGCTATGCTATCGCGCCTGCTAGGTGCATGTCGCTGAATTTAGCAGTCAGATACGCAGATGTCATTAATTCCGTTGTTCTTCAG GATGATTTCTTGCCACGAACAGCCACGCCGTTAGAAGACATTTTCAAGTCACTTTTCTG TTTGCCATGCCTACTATGCCTGAGATGTATGAAGGATACTTGTATACCTGAGGAGAAGATGCTTAAAGATCCAAGGAGGCTATATGCACCCGGTCGCCTCTATCACATTGTCGAGCGAAAGCCTTTCAG ATGTGGAAGGTTTCCCCCAGTTGTGAAGACAGCAGTGCCCGTGGATGGAAGGTTCGAGCACATAGTTCTTTCGTGTAACGCCACATCTGACCATGCTATAATATGGATTGAAAGAGAATCACAGAGAGCCATGGAT ttAATGCTAGAGAAAGATAGGATCATGGAGATACCAGCAAAACAAAGAATGGAAAGGCAAGAGACATTAACAAAAGAACACAAGCAAGAGTACAAAGCTGCACTTCAAAGGGCTGTTTCATTATCAGTGCCCCATGCTTATTCGCCACCGTCCGAATACGGAACTTTCGACGAGTCCGAGGACGTAGAGAAGTACAACTCCTGTAAATTGAGTAGCGAGTCATCCGTTGGATCGTCGGGGAAAAGCAAGAGCAAAGTAAGCTGGAACGAATTGATCGAACGACTTTTCGATAGAGATGAATCTGGGCATATGGTGCTCAAGAAATCACATAGGGATGATTGGtga
- the LOC105765530 gene encoding 60S ribosomal protein L36-2, with protein sequence MATKQPNTGLFVGLNKGHVVTKKELAPRPSNRKGKTSKRVHFVRNLIREVAGFAPYEKRITELLKVGKDKRALKVAKRKLGTHKRAKKKREEMSSVLRKMRAHGGGAEKKK encoded by the exons ATGGCTACCAAGCAGCCAAATACTGGCCTCTTTGTAGGACTGAACAAGGGCCATGTTGTAACCAAGAAGGAGTTGGCACCACGCCCCTCTAATCGTAAAGGA aAAACGAGCAAAAGAGTCCATTTCGTGAGGAACTTGATCAGGGAAGTTGCTGGTTTTGCACCGTATGAGAAGAGGATCACCGAGCTTTTGAAAGTCGGTAAGGACAAGCGAGCTCTCAAGGTAGCTAAAAGAAAGTTGGGAACTCACAAAAGGGCAAAGAAGAAGCGTGAAGAGATGTCCAGCGTTCTCCGCAAGATGAG AGCCCACGGTGGAGGTgcagaaaagaagaaataa